Proteins found in one Xenopus laevis strain J_2021 chromosome 1L, Xenopus_laevis_v10.1, whole genome shotgun sequence genomic segment:
- the polr3g.L gene encoding polymerase (RNA) III (DNA directed) polypeptide G (32kD) L homeolog isoform X1, whose translation MAGKGRGRAAFTFDIQAIGFSRGETLPETQLTPLPIFPSIEYKPVPLRIGEDQDYMLALKQELRKTVKSLPYYMGVKAAKQSIERYSIKYEAEAERKLQMEWTPDWRILPREMKAVKPKKKKSKTSTKQAKGTKPDSGDILKKIEELEKKDDGEEKSDEENETKKKAGDEEEEEEEGEPEIEEEEEHEDVHLLCHHLCIQFNTHCIWNLQMINEDHALNIKYWHSMMLTYMEIIQLQKLYTDQEATLPFHDL comes from the exons ATGGCTGGCAAAGGGAGAGGAAGGGCTGCCTTCACATTTGACATCCAAGCAATTGGCTTTTCAAGAGGTGAAACTCTGCCAGAGACTCAGCTAACACCCTTGCCAATCTTTCCT TCTATAGAATACAAACCTGTACCACTGAGAATAGGAGAGGATCAAGATTATATGCTCGCATTAAAACAAGAATTGCGAAAAACGGTGAAAAGTCTTCCATATTATATGGGCGTAAAAGCTGCAAAACAAA GCATTGAAAGGTACAGTATAAAGTATGAAGCTGAGGCTGAAAGAAAATTACAGATGGAATGGACACCAG ACTGGCGAATTCTTCCAAGGGAGATGAAAGCTGTAAAGCCCAAAAAGAAGAAGAGCAAGACCA gtaccAAACAGGCAAAAGGTACTAAACCAGACTCTGGTGACATCTTGAAAAAAATAGAG GAACTGGAGAAAAAAGATGATGGCGAAGAGAAATCGGATGAAGAAAATGAGACTAAAAAGAAAGCCGGggatgaggaagaagaggaggaggagggtgagCCAGAAATTGAAGAGGAAGAAGAACATGAGGAT GTGCACTTGCTGTGCCACCATCTGTGTATCCAGTTCAACACTCATTGCATCTGGAATCTCCAAATGATAAACGAAGACCATGCACTGAACATAAAGTACTGGCACAGTATGATGCTGACGTACATGGAAATCATACAGCTGCAAAAGCTCTATACAGACCAGGAAGCTACGTTACCTTTTCATGATTTATAG
- the polr3g.L gene encoding polymerase (RNA) III (DNA directed) polypeptide G (32kD) L homeolog yields MAGKGRGRAAFTFDIQAIGFSRGETLPETQLTPLPIFPSIEYKPVPLRIGEDQDYMLALKQELRKTVKSLPYYMGVKAAKQSIERYSIKYEAEAERKLQMEWTPDWRILPREMKAVKPKKKKSKTSTKQAKGTKPDSGDILKKIEELEKKDDGEEKSDEENETKKKAGDEEEEEEEGEPEIEEEEEHEDENDYIASYFDNGDDFEGSDDNMDEATY; encoded by the exons ATGGCTGGCAAAGGGAGAGGAAGGGCTGCCTTCACATTTGACATCCAAGCAATTGGCTTTTCAAGAGGTGAAACTCTGCCAGAGACTCAGCTAACACCCTTGCCAATCTTTCCT TCTATAGAATACAAACCTGTACCACTGAGAATAGGAGAGGATCAAGATTATATGCTCGCATTAAAACAAGAATTGCGAAAAACGGTGAAAAGTCTTCCATATTATATGGGCGTAAAAGCTGCAAAACAAA GCATTGAAAGGTACAGTATAAAGTATGAAGCTGAGGCTGAAAGAAAATTACAGATGGAATGGACACCAG ACTGGCGAATTCTTCCAAGGGAGATGAAAGCTGTAAAGCCCAAAAAGAAGAAGAGCAAGACCA gtaccAAACAGGCAAAAGGTACTAAACCAGACTCTGGTGACATCTTGAAAAAAATAGAG GAACTGGAGAAAAAAGATGATGGCGAAGAGAAATCGGATGAAGAAAATGAGACTAAAAAGAAAGCCGGggatgaggaagaagaggaggaggagggtgagCCAGAAATTGAAGAGGAAGAAGAACATGAGGAT GAAAATGATTATATTGCTTCCTATTTTGACAATGGAGATGATTTTGAGGGCAGCGATGACAATATGGATGAAGCTACCTACTAG